In a genomic window of Planctomycetaceae bacterium:
- a CDS encoding multiheme c-type cytochrome, protein MDQPSPNVSAPARKYVRAVGPRLRKLLYVIFALSALLGANAVYLVSITALEWYSQRTYQNYFYQYMFLAHLALGMLFVVPFIVFGVIHLLATRHRKNRRAVRIGYVLFTTSIVVLVSGFLLMRIGNFNLRNPTGRSMVYWAHVASPLFAGWLYWLHRLAGPKIQWRIGLTYAGLVATAVAVGVAMHSQDPRQWNAVGPASGARYFQPSLARTSSGNFIPAAALMNDNYCKRCHADVHAGWSQSVHRFSSFNNPPYLASVNETRAVTLQRDGSVQASRWCAGCHDPVPFFSGAFDDPKFDVTNHPTAHAGITCTVCHAITHVNSQRGNADYTIEEPLHYPFATSDNEILQWVNNQLVKAKPSFHKKTFLKPEIHKSAEFCSTCHKVHLPKELNHYKEFLRGQNHYDPYLMSGVSGHNARAFYYPPKTKDNCNQCHMPLVASDDFGAQFFDNAQKLSVHDHLFPSANTGIAWLRDEADIIKAHQEFLKDNVRVDIFGIHEDGEIDGKLYAPLRPQLPELKPGRRYLIDTVVRTLKLGHLFSQGTVDSNEIWLDVTVRSGERIIGRSGAIDSTKQNEVDPWAHFINVFMLDRDGNRIDRRNAQDIFTPLYNHQIPPGAGQTVHYELLLPEDLTEPVTVEVKLQYRKFDQRYMQFVAEANEKLGQTIRGHVPGQPYVNNLPVTTMASDLVTFPVEGIDAEIVNEDREIPTWQRWNDYGIGLLLKGKAELRQAADAFAEVEKLGRFDGPLNLTRVLNLEGRIDEAVDALGRAARMEQQEGFPRWTWAWLNGIVNRQQGYLEEAVTNFRSVLEDRTPSMIERGLDFSIDIEVLNLLGQTYFDLGRQKARQNHPDEAKEYWQKAVLQFQKTLTVDPEQLTAHYNLQLLYRELGDAEKEAEHAALHQRYKPDDNAQGRAVRLAREKYPAANHAAEAIVRYSLQRDGAPGWIVVERQEQPARPGTTQESATTSTTEYQQAGGAE, encoded by the coding sequence ATGGATCAGCCTTCCCCGAACGTAAGTGCGCCTGCGCGCAAGTACGTCCGCGCTGTCGGACCGCGTCTCAGGAAACTTCTTTATGTCATCTTCGCTCTCAGCGCCCTGCTTGGAGCGAACGCCGTGTACCTGGTCAGTATCACGGCCCTGGAATGGTACTCGCAGCGCACTTACCAGAACTATTTCTACCAATACATGTTCCTTGCGCACCTTGCACTGGGAATGCTGTTTGTTGTCCCATTCATTGTCTTCGGCGTCATTCATCTGCTGGCAACCCGCCATCGCAAAAATCGTCGCGCTGTTCGCATTGGGTACGTCCTGTTCACGACATCCATAGTCGTTCTGGTCTCCGGGTTTCTGTTAATGCGGATCGGGAACTTCAATCTTCGCAACCCAACGGGCCGCAGCATGGTTTACTGGGCGCACGTCGCAAGCCCGCTCTTTGCCGGCTGGCTGTATTGGCTGCATCGGCTTGCCGGGCCAAAAATACAATGGCGTATCGGACTGACGTACGCGGGGTTAGTGGCAACTGCAGTGGCTGTCGGCGTTGCAATGCATTCTCAGGATCCCCGCCAGTGGAATGCAGTCGGGCCCGCTTCTGGCGCCAGATACTTCCAGCCATCACTGGCCAGAACATCTTCCGGCAACTTCATCCCTGCCGCTGCGCTGATGAACGACAATTACTGCAAAAGGTGTCATGCGGACGTCCATGCTGGCTGGAGCCAGAGTGTTCACCGTTTCAGTTCGTTCAACAATCCGCCTTATCTCGCATCGGTCAATGAAACGCGTGCCGTCACACTGCAGCGTGACGGATCTGTTCAGGCTTCTCGATGGTGCGCAGGATGCCACGACCCTGTTCCCTTTTTTAGTGGAGCGTTCGACGATCCGAAGTTCGATGTCACCAATCATCCAACGGCACACGCAGGAATTACGTGCACGGTGTGCCATGCGATCACTCACGTGAACAGCCAGCGAGGGAACGCGGATTACACCATCGAAGAACCGCTGCATTACCCCTTCGCCACAAGCGATAATGAAATCCTGCAATGGGTCAACAATCAGCTCGTCAAAGCAAAACCATCTTTCCACAAGAAGACATTTCTAAAACCGGAGATCCACAAATCCGCAGAATTCTGCTCAACCTGTCACAAGGTTCACCTGCCGAAAGAGCTGAATCATTACAAGGAATTCCTGCGAGGACAGAATCATTACGACCCCTATCTCATGAGTGGCGTGTCGGGACACAACGCCAGGGCGTTCTACTATCCACCGAAAACCAAAGATAACTGCAACCAGTGCCATATGCCCCTTGTGGCGTCCGACGACTTTGGTGCGCAATTCTTCGACAATGCCCAAAAGCTGAGTGTCCATGATCACCTGTTCCCTTCTGCCAACACCGGAATTGCATGGCTGCGTGACGAAGCGGACATCATCAAGGCGCATCAGGAATTCCTGAAAGACAATGTGCGAGTCGACATTTTCGGGATCCATGAAGACGGAGAAATTGATGGCAAACTCTATGCACCACTAAGACCGCAGTTACCAGAGCTCAAACCTGGTCGCAGGTACCTGATCGACACTGTCGTCCGCACTCTGAAACTTGGACATTTGTTCTCACAGGGAACAGTGGACTCCAACGAAATCTGGCTGGACGTCACAGTCCGATCCGGCGAAAGAATCATTGGTCGAAGCGGAGCAATTGACTCAACAAAACAAAATGAAGTTGATCCCTGGGCACACTTCATCAATGTGTTCATGCTCGATCGTGATGGCAATCGTATCGACCGACGCAACGCTCAGGATATCTTCACACCATTGTACAATCATCAGATTCCACCCGGTGCCGGCCAGACGGTACACTACGAACTGCTGTTGCCGGAAGACCTGACCGAACCCGTTACCGTTGAGGTAAAACTTCAGTACCGCAAATTTGACCAGCGTTACATGCAATTCGTGGCCGAGGCAAATGAGAAACTGGGGCAGACAATCCGCGGACATGTACCAGGTCAGCCATACGTCAACAATCTGCCAGTGACCACGATGGCAAGTGACCTGGTGACATTTCCTGTCGAAGGAATCGATGCCGAAATCGTGAATGAAGATCGCGAGATCCCCACATGGCAGCGATGGAATGACTATGGAATCGGGCTGTTGCTGAAAGGGAAAGCAGAGCTTCGACAGGCCGCAGATGCATTTGCGGAGGTTGAAAAGCTTGGCCGCTTTGACGGCCCACTGAATCTTACCCGGGTTCTGAACCTCGAAGGCCGAATCGATGAAGCTGTTGATGCCCTCGGCCGGGCCGCCAGGATGGAACAGCAGGAAGGCTTCCCAAGGTGGACGTGGGCCTGGCTAAACGGAATCGTTAATCGCCAGCAGGGTTACCTGGAAGAAGCAGTCACAAACTTCCGATCTGTGCTCGAAGACCGGACTCCATCGATGATCGAACGCGGCCTGGATTTCAGTATTGATATCGAAGTCCTCAACCTTCTTGGGCAAACCTACTTCGATCTGGGACGACAAAAAGCCCGGCAAAATCATCCTGACGAAGCAAAGGAATACTGGCAGAAAGCAGTGTTGCAATTTCAGAAAACGCTGACAGTAGACCCTGAGCAACTGACGGCACACTATAACCTTCAACTCCTTTATCGCGAACTCGGAGACGCTGAAAAGGAGGCCGAGCACGCTGCACTGCACCAACGCTATAAGCCGGACGATAATGCCCAGGGGCGAGCCGTTCGACTTGCGCGAGAGAAGTATCCGGCAGCCAATCACGCGGCCGAAGCCATCGTCAGGTATTCCCTTCAACGCGATGGTGCACCAGGGTGGATCGTTGTGGAACGTCAGGAACAACCTGCACGACCTGGTACGACTCAGGAGTCGGCAACCACGTCAACCACCGAGTATCAACAGGCGGGAGGTGCAGAATGA